Part of the Bacillus cabrialesii genome is shown below.
TATTGTAGATAAAGCGGTTGCGTGCGCTCTTGCAATACCACCTGCACCTATAATGCCAATTTTCTTCATGTCTATTTCCTCCTCATTATCCAATTAATTTTTTTAAAGTATTAGTAATTCCTTTTGAGTACTCACTATCAGTTATAAGTTGGTGCAAGTTTTTGGCTTCTTGTGTTGCATTTTTTAGTAGATATCCATTCCCTACTGCCTGTAACATACGAACATCATTTCCGCTATCTCCAAATGCGATAGCATTTTCGGTATTTAGGTTATGTTTCTCTAACATAAACTTAACAATTTCCTTCTTTCCTGTTCCCACAGGTATAAAATCTACATCATAGCTGTCTTCTGGATCACCTGCTAAGGGATTACAGCGATTTATATTCACTGAAACGCCGTATTCCTCGCAGATCTTTTCAATTGCTAATAGGTTTTTCTTGTCGTTTATTTCATCTTGTTCCTGATAGTAGAAGTTATGCTTATACCGTGACTTTCCTAATTGCGTTTGAGGATTCAAAAGAATGTTATGATGTTCATGTAGCTGTTTCACAAGTTTTTCAATCTTTTCTTTACTAAAACCTTCATTTATGCGACTGTTCCACTCATTATCTTGCTGTCCGAAGTTATGCTCTGAAAAGTACGTGATTTCAGTTCCAAGATCACTAGCTATAAAATGCGGGAAATATCTAAATTTTCCTCGTTCCATTTTATCGAGAATAGATTCTATACTACTCCCAGTAACCCATCCGATTAGCAGTTCCCCATCTTTACTTTTTTGTTCTAGGTAGTCTTCGAGTTCATATATGTCTTGTTGTTTCTGTTCGTCGATTGTATGCGGATAATACGTTTCGTCAAAATCACAAAAAACAATATACTTAGGATGTTCAACCTTGGATAACGTTTTATACTCCGGCTTTTTGCTTAATAACATTAAACAGCCCCTCCATTACTCTGTCTTGCTCTTCTAAAGTAAATGATGGATATAAAGGCAAATGCAGTACCTGACTATGAGCCTTTTCCGTATGAACCAATTGGAGGTTTGTATACTTGTCCCGTACTAAAGGAGTTTTTTGCATATGAGACAGTATTGGATAATATACATCTGTCTGTACACCAAAATCTTCATTTAATTTCGTCATGATATCTGTCCTGTCTTCTGTTCGTACTTTAATAGGAAACAGATGCCATACATGATCTTCGCTTAATTCCGGCAATTCAATAAGGCCTTTATTCTGTAACTCTGCTAATTGAGTAATGTATCTATCCGCCAAGAACAGTCTTTTAAAATTGTTTAATGAAAGATACTTCATTCTCTCTAAACCAATTGCTGCCTGTAAATTGTCCATTTTTGAATTAAATCCAAAATTGATGACTTTCTGATTTTTTACATTTACTTCAAAACCATGATAACTAAATTGAATGCATTTGTTAGCGAGTTCTTCATTGTCGGTTGCTATTGCCCCAGCCTTACCACATACACCAAAATTCTTATATGGATTAAAACTTAATGTAGTTATGTCCGCATACTTTCCTAAGTCTGTCAGTCCAATTCCTTGGCAAGCATCTTCAATTACTTTCAAGTTATAACGATTTGCGATTTGACGGATATGCTTCATGTCTGAATGTTTTCCGTATAAATGCACAGGGAGAATAAATTTTGTATAAGGAGTTATTGCTTCCTCAATTTTGTTAGGATCGATGCAGAATGTTTGCGGGTTAATATCTACATAGACAGGAACGCCTCCCAAAGCTAACACAGCATTTTCAGTAGCTGCAAAGCTATTAGCCGGCATGATAACTCCATCACCTCGGTTTAACCCTAAAGCTAATAATCCTATCATAATAGCATCCGTTCCGCTGCTGGTTGCAATTACATACCTTTTATGTAAATATGTAGATAAAACTTCTTCGAATTGCTCTAAATAGGAACCACTCGTAAATTTTCCAGTTGGCAAAACTGCAGTTAACGTATTTAAGATATCAGCCACTTCATCATTGGTTATTAATCTGTCTACAGGCATAAAAGGGACTTTACTGATTTCACGATTTTTTTGGTAGTTGAAAAGGTCATTTTCAATATCTGTATTTTCTTTTAATACTTGTTTCCATCGCTCGTTTGCAATACTGTCTTCAATAACAAGTTCTTTTCCTTGCATGTCACCTTTTAAGTTTTTTAGCAATAACATGTTTTCTTTACTTTTACCTGAAACTCTAACCTGTTTTTGCATGAACAGTACCTCCAATGATTTTTATAATCTGGAAAATTTGATACAAATTTATCCTAATTTCTGAAACCGATAACATGTCAATAACTTTTTTGAGGAAGGGAAAATATGCCTACAATTGATGAGATAGCAAGATTATGCAACGTGTCTAAAACCACAGTATCAAGAGTATTGAATAATCATCCTTATGTATCAAAAGAAAAAAGAGATATGATTTTAAAGGCAATTAACGAACTTGATTACACTCCCAATTATTTAGCTCGGAATTTTAGGAGAAATAAGACACAAACGATAGCTTTATCGGTTCCAAGTATCGACCATCCATTTTTTGCTCAATTAATAAAAGGGGTTTCTCATGAGGCACTGTTTAGGAATTACAAGGTAGTTGTATTTCAAACCTTTTATGACAAACAGACAGAGCTGGAATTATTAGAGTTATTGAAACATAAAGAAGTTGATGGCATTATTCTTGGAACTTTAGAAAATGAATGGGAGAAGATCTCCCCTTTTTTAAAGTATGGTCCTATCCTATTATGTAATGAATATCATCACTCAGCGGACATCACGATCATTGGGTATGATGAATTTGAAGCCGCATACATGGGGGTAGTACATTTAATTGAAAGAGGCCATAAAAAAATTGGATTTTGTTTTGATACTCCATATAGCGAAGCTCAATGTCAGAGGAAAGAGGGTTACTTGAAAGCTTTACAAGATTACAATTTACAGCATAGAAACGAATGGATATTCGGCGAAATGTTTAATATCGAGGATGGCTTTCGTGTTTTTGATAAGATAAAGGATCTAAAGGACAGACCCTCAGCCATATTTACAGGAAATGATCAAGTCGCCGCAGGGATTATTAAACAGGCGATAACAAAAGGCTTTCAAGTTCCAGAAGACTTAGCTGTAATTGGTTTTGACAACCAATTGATTTGCCAAGTAGTGACTCCGACCATAACAACAATTGATATTCCCATAGTAGAATTAGGCCAACAGGCTGTGTTGAAAATAATCGAGTCTATTTCGGGTAACACTTCTTTAAACAGAAAAATTATTAAACTGCCAACAAAGCTTATTATAAGAGAATCAACGTAACTTTAGATTTTCACTTTCTTATCACTTTATATCTTTGTATAGAAAAAAGAGGTTAATCATATTTAACCTCTTTTTCAATCAGGAAGCCTGCTTTTTGGAATTCTTTAATTGCTCCTATACCAAAGTGGTCAATTATTCCTTCGCCTTTCATTTCGCCCTCTGACAGCACTTACTTCAAATCTGATCCATTAATCTTTTGTTGTTCCAGTACTATAACTTGATCCC
Proteins encoded:
- the ntdB gene encoding kanosamine-6-phosphate phosphatase — protein: MLLSKKPEYKTLSKVEHPKYIVFCDFDETYYPHTIDEQKQQDIYELEDYLEQKSKDGELLIGWVTGSSIESILDKMERGKFRYFPHFIASDLGTEITYFSEHNFGQQDNEWNSRINEGFSKEKIEKLVKQLHEHHNILLNPQTQLGKSRYKHNFYYQEQDEINDKKNLLAIEKICEEYGVSVNINRCNPLAGDPEDSYDVDFIPVGTGKKEIVKFMLEKHNLNTENAIAFGDSGNDVRMLQAVGNGYLLKNATQEAKNLHQLITDSEYSKGITNTLKKLIG
- a CDS encoding DegT/DnrJ/EryC1/StrS family aminotransferase, producing MQKQVRVSGKSKENMLLLKNLKGDMQGKELVIEDSIANERWKQVLKENTDIENDLFNYQKNREISKVPFMPVDRLITNDEVADILNTLTAVLPTGKFTSGSYLEQFEEVLSTYLHKRYVIATSSGTDAIMIGLLALGLNRGDGVIMPANSFAATENAVLALGGVPVYVDINPQTFCIDPNKIEEAITPYTKFILPVHLYGKHSDMKHIRQIANRYNLKVIEDACQGIGLTDLGKYADITTLSFNPYKNFGVCGKAGAIATDNEELANKCIQFSYHGFEVNVKNQKVINFGFNSKMDNLQAAIGLERMKYLSLNNFKRLFLADRYITQLAELQNKGLIELPELSEDHVWHLFPIKVRTEDRTDIMTKLNEDFGVQTDVYYPILSHMQKTPLVRDKYTNLQLVHTEKAHSQVLHLPLYPSFTLEEQDRVMEGLFNVIKQKAGV
- the ntdR gene encoding NTD biosynthesis operon transcriptional regulator NtdR codes for the protein MPTIDEIARLCNVSKTTVSRVLNNHPYVSKEKRDMILKAINELDYTPNYLARNFRRNKTQTIALSVPSIDHPFFAQLIKGVSHEALFRNYKVVVFQTFYDKQTELELLELLKHKEVDGIILGTLENEWEKISPFLKYGPILLCNEYHHSADITIIGYDEFEAAYMGVVHLIERGHKKIGFCFDTPYSEAQCQRKEGYLKALQDYNLQHRNEWIFGEMFNIEDGFRVFDKIKDLKDRPSAIFTGNDQVAAGIIKQAITKGFQVPEDLAVIGFDNQLICQVVTPTITTIDIPIVELGQQAVLKIIESISGNTSLNRKIIKLPTKLIIREST